A region from the Oceanidesulfovibrio marinus genome encodes:
- a CDS encoding acyltransferase family protein, which yields MTTISEYPPPLGDRRVVALDVARLYGMVLVYYGHIIEQVMNLGYETAGMQYKFIYSFHMPFFFLVAGYVAKPEKLFLKVGEFFRRLAASRLVPYFFFSLLFLVLSLMIPGNFAALGPPPYTLQGYAAGLVRTLLGFPVFNIPMWFMASLVSVEVLHYLVGRHMRTNKRIVLAAVCFYLIGYYINLDFQFLQFDKIFRWNYWFIQEAPVGYAFYLVGILLRRRGVFLVNHSEQEKRGGSRTLLLGAAACCLVVWLTYNLNTGPFRYFDAVVIVLSAHGNVFWFPFTALVGSLMLLLLARASGEHRFLAFMGRNVLTLFILNGVFYHFLNIPFAKWIVGSLPANALVVTAATAALTALSLAACLPLVWFFNKYLPQVVGRPQKDGPLLPRLL from the coding sequence ATGACTACCATTAGCGAGTATCCACCTCCGCTCGGGGACCGGCGCGTGGTCGCTCTGGATGTCGCGCGCCTTTACGGCATGGTTCTGGTCTACTACGGCCACATCATAGAGCAGGTGATGAACCTGGGCTATGAAACGGCCGGCATGCAGTACAAGTTCATCTACTCCTTCCACATGCCGTTCTTCTTCCTGGTGGCGGGATACGTGGCCAAACCGGAGAAGCTTTTCCTCAAGGTCGGGGAGTTTTTCCGGCGGCTGGCCGCTTCGCGGCTCGTCCCATACTTTTTCTTCAGCCTGCTGTTCCTGGTTCTGAGCCTGATGATTCCGGGCAACTTCGCCGCCCTGGGACCGCCCCCCTACACGCTCCAGGGCTACGCCGCGGGCCTGGTGCGCACGCTGCTGGGCTTCCCCGTGTTCAACATCCCCATGTGGTTCATGGCCAGCCTGGTCTCGGTGGAGGTGCTGCACTATCTCGTGGGCCGCCATATGCGGACCAACAAGCGCATCGTCCTCGCGGCCGTGTGCTTCTATCTTATCGGCTACTACATCAATCTGGATTTCCAGTTCCTGCAGTTCGACAAGATATTCCGCTGGAATTACTGGTTCATCCAGGAGGCGCCCGTGGGGTACGCGTTCTATCTCGTGGGCATCCTGCTGCGCCGGCGGGGTGTTTTCCTCGTCAACCACAGCGAGCAGGAAAAGCGCGGCGGGAGCAGGACGCTGCTGCTGGGAGCCGCGGCGTGCTGCCTCGTCGTCTGGCTTACTTACAACCTGAACACAGGGCCGTTCCGGTACTTTGACGCCGTGGTCATCGTCCTCTCCGCCCACGGCAACGTGTTCTGGTTCCCCTTCACGGCGCTCGTCGGGTCGCTGATGCTTCTGCTACTGGCCAGGGCCTCCGGCGAGCACCGCTTCCTGGCCTTCATGGGGCGCAACGTCCTTACCCTCTTCATCCTCAACGGCGTGTTCTACCACTTCTTGAACATCCCCTTCGCCAAGTGGATCGTCGGCTCCCTGCCGGCGAACGCTCTGGTCGTCACCGCCGCCACGGCCGCGCTCACGGCGCTGAGCCTGGCCGCCTGCCTGCCGCTGGTCTGGTTCTTCAACAAGTACCTGCCGCAGGTGGTGGGCCGCCCGCAAAAGGATGGCCCGCTGCTGCCGCGCCTGTTGTAG
- a CDS encoding DUF3106 domain-containing protein, protein MRVNKAWRRVISLALVMALVLSAVPALAQSGVSWNALTPEQQDVLKRFSKKWETLTPEKQERLERGATRWLKMTPEERERAKRRMERWKKMTPEEREKARKRYEEFKKLPPEEQERIRAARRKFRELPADKKKELRERWQKMTPEERERFRQSFRDNATQGP, encoded by the coding sequence ATGCGAGTGAATAAGGCGTGGCGCCGCGTCATCTCCCTGGCGCTGGTCATGGCGCTGGTGCTGTCGGCCGTGCCGGCGCTGGCTCAAAGTGGGGTTTCCTGGAATGCTCTCACGCCGGAGCAGCAGGATGTGCTCAAGCGGTTTTCCAAGAAGTGGGAGACCCTCACCCCGGAAAAGCAGGAGCGCCTGGAGCGTGGTGCAACTCGCTGGTTGAAGATGACGCCGGAGGAGCGCGAACGCGCGAAGAGGCGGATGGAGCGCTGGAAGAAGATGACGCCGGAGGAGCGGGAAAAGGCGCGCAAGCGGTATGAGGAGTTCAAGAAGCTGCCGCCCGAGGAGCAGGAACGGATTCGAGCCGCGCGCAGGAAGTTCCGTGAGCTGCCGGCGGACAAGAAAAAAGAGCTGCGCGAGCGCTGGCAGAAGATGACGCCGGAGGAGCGGGAGCGTTTCAGGCAGAGCTTCCGCGACAACGCGACACAAGGGCCGTGA
- a CDS encoding PAS domain S-box protein, translated as MTHPSQRTGAEDPAKDEIRAQAALLAGILEGTSDLAVAVDTGFHLLVCNQAFRDGMRRVFGVDIQTGADLSQILSQNDEYQDRVVGHWRRALNGEELTVEQRFSGRDGEIFRYETRFHPIRGSSGQVIGASSFSRPIAGSEHSEQARHECEQLYSGLFQNKHLPMLLIDPESGTIVEANPAAVAFYGYGEEKLQGKNIGAINTAPPDEIQSRMNRAASSEQHRFDMVHRLATGELREVEVYSGAVEIGGRKLLYSVVQDVTERNRTEKALRESELKYRTFFDGSLDGVLITSADGFYRAANVKAQELFGMSEEELIGSHRSERVDPNDPRLVPWQEERARTGKARGELRLRRKDGSVFEGEVASTLYTDAEGQTRSVLVIQDITERKDAERALHRSEAIFRSLAEANLVGVSFGNSRGDITYINDEMLRMMGHAREDFQAGRINWLESLAPEFRESDSDMDEVLQRKGRYVGNEKEFLRPDGERTPFLGAAAQVDQEFDIHVRIAVDLTAIKQTQQKLLESEKRFRSLFQANPDAVALKSLDDGRFLDINDAFLRMFGYHWEEIVGQRALDLGIWGSPEQREAFFEAAGKDGSVRNFEARLRNSKGKVRTTLISADVVTIEGKRFMLQVIKDITARKVIEERLLHKNAVLEGLSAVFWKSLSCDSEEELGMACLEVAEQITHSSFGFLGEIGADGMLNDIAISDPGWDVCTMHVEGRLERRVPPQGFHIHGIYGQVLKNGAPLIVNNPTVHPNRVGLPEGHPPLESFLGVPLLEGGSTVGMIGLANKPGGYDDSDVEAATALAVGILEALLRKRAEKALLESREDLRRAQSVAQVGSWRLNIQENVLLMSEEAYRLFGVEPGSPQTYGTFLKCVHPDDHELVDARWQAALAGEPFDLEHRIVRHGKTYWVRQLASLEKDEDGRLLGAFGTTQDITERKHSEEALRKSEERFRTVLENSREGIYMIELANRRFTVMSPAHAELTGFTREELLDLSEKALLERIHPEDREWVAVYMNQVIEGQDPGVPVEYRWLAKSGEYRWFSDNRKVIRDEDGKAVALVGVSRDVTWRKELEDLLIETAREASEARRDSERRTSELQAALQSAPIGNVFYDMDHTVSYLNKSAEELFGFTLEELEGLSAPERIALMKTLKTDRTEMSVEELVGYRALQGEIVSDEEYLLYPKGSAEPVHVLSQAAPIVLGDGEVIGAVQTIMDITQRKRIEEALRESEERLRIAAEAADMYGWECDLARQTYKWSANAERMWGSVMPKTPRDMIEAVHPEDKIHVRRSFMNAMRHTGTFQVEYRIAGYPPDDEFWVFSAGVALPGKNGTISRMIGVTQNITGRKKTEAALQRAKQEADKASQAKSEFLANMSHEIRTPLTGLLGMTDLLLDNLKIEKNIEYARYMKRAGEALRVIIDDILDLSKIEAGRMEFRPSAVYLAESIQQGVAIFEPMAREKGLEFTFDLASDLPEIVLLDEAKVHQILRNLVSNAVKFTEKGRVAVTARYEGEGEDSRVRIDVQDTGLGIPEGRRHELFQEFTQLDSSYQKVHGGTGLGLAISKRLAEFMGGGITLESEHGSGSTFTLLIPAPVADEYPDEEIDIETSNSFANLHILAAEDNTINQFLIRELLSDAGCRLTVVENGQEALEALEQADPPYDLVLMDINMPRLDGVEATRRIRGSDKPYANVPVIALTAYAMPEERENIMAAGLDGYLTKPFTIRQMLAALKLIPAERIHLIQPGAVADSSSAAQNAAAETAEGADNSPELLDEAYLEETFLHQKANLLELIDLLEEDTGQHLDAIYRFVRNGQHGEAADLAHYIASGCRTIGFRHVAQKCLNIESCLRGNLVDEACSMLDGLRGDFDDSIEAARRWAQ; from the coding sequence ATGACCCATCCCAGCCAAAGAACGGGTGCTGAAGACCCGGCGAAAGACGAGATTCGCGCTCAGGCCGCATTGCTTGCGGGCATTCTGGAGGGCACGTCCGACCTGGCCGTAGCCGTGGATACAGGTTTTCACTTGCTGGTATGCAACCAGGCCTTCCGCGACGGGATGCGCCGGGTCTTCGGCGTGGACATCCAGACCGGCGCGGACCTCTCCCAGATCCTGTCTCAAAACGACGAGTACCAGGACCGCGTGGTCGGCCACTGGCGACGCGCCCTGAACGGCGAAGAGCTCACGGTGGAGCAACGCTTCTCCGGACGCGACGGGGAAATATTCCGATACGAGACGCGGTTCCATCCCATTCGCGGCAGCTCGGGCCAGGTGATCGGCGCATCCAGTTTTTCCCGGCCCATCGCTGGCAGCGAACATTCGGAGCAGGCCCGGCACGAATGCGAGCAGCTCTACAGCGGCCTCTTCCAAAACAAGCACCTGCCCATGCTGCTGATTGATCCGGAAAGCGGCACGATCGTCGAGGCTAATCCGGCGGCGGTGGCGTTCTACGGCTACGGCGAGGAGAAGCTTCAAGGCAAGAACATCGGCGCCATCAATACAGCCCCGCCCGACGAGATCCAGTCGCGCATGAACCGCGCAGCATCGTCCGAGCAGCACCGTTTCGATATGGTGCATCGCCTTGCAACGGGAGAGCTGCGCGAGGTGGAGGTCTACAGCGGAGCGGTGGAGATCGGCGGCAGAAAGCTTCTGTACTCGGTTGTCCAGGACGTCACGGAGCGCAACAGGACCGAGAAGGCCCTGCGGGAGAGCGAGCTCAAGTATCGCACGTTTTTTGACGGCTCTCTGGACGGCGTGCTGATCACTTCGGCGGACGGCTTCTATCGCGCCGCCAACGTCAAGGCGCAGGAGCTGTTCGGCATGAGCGAGGAGGAGCTCATAGGCTCCCACCGCTCCGAGCGCGTGGACCCCAACGACCCGCGTCTGGTCCCCTGGCAGGAGGAACGGGCGCGAACAGGCAAGGCCCGCGGGGAGCTGCGCCTGCGCCGCAAGGACGGCTCCGTCTTCGAAGGGGAGGTCGCCTCCACCCTGTACACCGACGCGGAAGGGCAGACGCGGAGCGTGCTGGTCATTCAGGACATCACGGAACGCAAGGATGCCGAGCGGGCGCTGCACAGGAGCGAGGCCATTTTCCGCAGCCTGGCCGAGGCCAACCTTGTGGGGGTGAGCTTCGGCAACAGCCGTGGCGACATCACCTACATCAACGACGAAATGCTGCGCATGATGGGCCATGCGCGCGAGGATTTCCAGGCGGGCCGCATCAACTGGCTGGAGAGCCTGGCACCGGAGTTCCGTGAGTCCGACAGCGACATGGACGAGGTGCTGCAACGCAAAGGCCGGTATGTGGGGAACGAGAAGGAGTTCCTCCGGCCGGACGGCGAGCGCACGCCATTTCTGGGCGCCGCCGCGCAGGTGGACCAGGAGTTCGACATCCACGTACGCATCGCCGTGGACCTGACAGCCATCAAGCAGACTCAGCAGAAGCTGCTCGAAAGCGAGAAGCGGTTCCGCAGCCTGTTCCAGGCCAACCCGGACGCCGTGGCGCTGAAGTCGCTGGATGACGGGCGGTTCCTGGACATCAACGACGCCTTTCTGCGCATGTTCGGCTACCACTGGGAAGAGATCGTGGGGCAGAGGGCGCTGGATCTGGGCATCTGGGGCTCGCCGGAGCAACGCGAGGCTTTTTTCGAGGCGGCGGGCAAGGACGGCTCGGTACGGAACTTCGAAGCCCGGCTGCGCAACAGCAAGGGAAAGGTTCGCACCACGCTCATCTCCGCGGACGTCGTGACCATCGAGGGCAAGCGCTTCATGCTCCAGGTCATCAAGGACATTACGGCGCGTAAGGTTATCGAGGAGCGACTGTTGCACAAGAACGCGGTGCTGGAAGGGCTCAGCGCGGTGTTCTGGAAGTCGCTCAGCTGCGACTCCGAGGAGGAGCTGGGCATGGCCTGCCTGGAAGTGGCCGAGCAAATCACACACAGCAGCTTCGGTTTTCTGGGGGAGATCGGCGCGGATGGCATGCTCAACGACATCGCCATCAGCGATCCGGGCTGGGACGTGTGCACGATGCACGTGGAAGGCCGGCTGGAACGCCGCGTACCGCCCCAGGGCTTCCACATCCACGGAATATACGGCCAGGTACTGAAAAACGGCGCGCCCCTTATCGTGAACAATCCCACGGTGCATCCGAATCGCGTGGGCCTGCCAGAGGGGCACCCCCCACTGGAGTCGTTTCTCGGCGTGCCGTTGCTGGAGGGCGGCAGCACCGTGGGCATGATCGGCCTGGCCAACAAGCCCGGTGGTTATGACGACAGTGATGTGGAGGCGGCTACGGCGCTGGCCGTGGGTATTCTCGAAGCGCTGCTGCGCAAGCGGGCGGAGAAGGCGTTGCTGGAAAGCAGGGAGGACCTGCGCCGCGCCCAGAGCGTGGCCCAGGTGGGCAGCTGGCGCCTCAACATCCAGGAAAATGTGCTGTTGATGTCCGAGGAGGCCTATCGGCTCTTCGGGGTGGAGCCCGGCTCGCCGCAGACCTATGGCACCTTCCTGAAATGCGTACATCCGGACGACCACGAGCTTGTGGACGCGCGATGGCAGGCGGCTCTTGCTGGCGAGCCGTTCGACCTGGAGCACCGTATAGTCCGGCATGGGAAGACGTACTGGGTGCGTCAATTGGCATCCCTCGAAAAAGACGAGGACGGCCGGCTGCTGGGCGCCTTTGGCACGACCCAGGACATCACGGAGCGCAAGCACTCCGAAGAGGCGCTTCGCAAAAGCGAGGAGCGGTTCCGCACCGTGCTGGAAAACTCGCGCGAAGGCATCTACATGATCGAGCTCGCGAACCGGCGCTTCACCGTCATGAGCCCGGCCCATGCGGAGCTGACAGGCTTCACTCGGGAAGAGCTGCTCGATCTTTCGGAAAAGGCCCTGCTCGAGCGCATCCATCCGGAGGATCGCGAATGGGTGGCGGTCTACATGAATCAGGTGATCGAAGGGCAGGACCCCGGCGTGCCCGTGGAGTACCGCTGGCTTGCGAAAAGCGGGGAGTACCGCTGGTTCAGCGACAACCGCAAGGTCATTCGCGACGAGGACGGCAAGGCCGTAGCCCTGGTCGGCGTGAGCCGCGACGTGACATGGCGCAAGGAGCTGGAGGACCTGCTCATAGAGACGGCACGCGAGGCCAGTGAGGCGCGGCGGGATAGCGAACGCCGCACCAGCGAGCTGCAGGCTGCATTGCAGAGCGCGCCCATCGGCAATGTATTCTATGACATGGACCACACCGTCAGCTACCTCAATAAATCCGCTGAAGAGCTGTTCGGATTTACCCTGGAGGAGCTCGAAGGCCTGTCGGCCCCCGAGCGGATTGCGCTGATGAAGACGCTCAAGACGGATCGCACCGAGATGTCAGTTGAGGAGCTGGTGGGATACCGCGCGCTTCAGGGCGAGATCGTTTCCGACGAGGAGTATCTGCTGTACCCCAAGGGCAGCGCCGAGCCAGTGCACGTGCTTTCCCAGGCCGCGCCCATCGTCCTGGGCGATGGCGAGGTCATCGGCGCCGTGCAGACCATCATGGACATCACCCAGCGCAAACGGATCGAGGAGGCGCTGCGCGAGTCCGAGGAGCGGCTGCGCATCGCGGCCGAGGCTGCCGACATGTACGGCTGGGAGTGCGATCTGGCCCGGCAGACCTACAAATGGTCGGCCAATGCCGAGCGCATGTGGGGCTCAGTCATGCCGAAAACCCCGCGGGACATGATCGAGGCCGTGCACCCCGAGGACAAGATTCATGTGCGGCGTTCGTTTATGAACGCCATGCGCCACACAGGCACGTTCCAGGTCGAGTACCGCATCGCCGGATATCCGCCGGATGACGAGTTCTGGGTGTTCTCAGCCGGGGTGGCTCTGCCCGGAAAGAATGGCACGATATCGCGCATGATCGGCGTGACCCAGAACATCACCGGCAGGAAAAAGACCGAAGCGGCGTTGCAGCGGGCCAAGCAGGAGGCGGACAAGGCCAGCCAGGCCAAGAGCGAGTTCCTGGCCAACATGAGCCACGAGATACGCACGCCGCTCACCGGGCTGCTGGGCATGACGGATCTTCTGCTGGACAACCTGAAGATCGAGAAGAACATCGAGTACGCCCGGTACATGAAGCGGGCCGGCGAGGCCCTGCGCGTGATCATCGACGATATTCTGGATCTTTCCAAGATCGAGGCCGGCCGGATGGAGTTCAGGCCGTCGGCCGTGTATCTCGCGGAATCCATCCAGCAGGGCGTGGCCATCTTCGAGCCCATGGCCAGGGAAAAGGGGCTGGAGTTCACCTTTGACCTCGCGTCGGACCTGCCGGAGATAGTGCTTCTGGATGAGGCCAAGGTGCACCAGATATTGCGCAATCTCGTCTCCAACGCCGTCAAGTTCACGGAGAAGGGCAGGGTGGCCGTGACCGCGCGGTACGAGGGCGAAGGCGAAGACAGCCGGGTCCGCATCGACGTTCAGGATACGGGCCTCGGCATTCCGGAAGGGCGCCGGCACGAGCTTTTCCAGGAGTTCACCCAGCTGGACAGCTCCTACCAGAAGGTCCACGGAGGCACCGGACTGGGGCTTGCCATATCCAAACGGCTGGCCGAGTTCATGGGCGGCGGGATAACGCTGGAGAGCGAGCACGGCTCGGGCTCGACCTTCACTTTGCTCATCCCGGCCCCCGTAGCCGACGAGTACCCGGACGAAGAGATCGATATCGAAACGTCCAACAGCTTCGCCAACTTGCATATCCTCGCCGCCGAGGATAACACGATCAACCAGTTCCTTATCCGGGAGCTGCTTTCCGACGCCGGGTGCCGGCTCACTGTGGTGGAGAACGGCCAGGAGGCGCTGGAAGCCCTGGAGCAAGCCGACCCGCCGTACGACCTCGTGCTCATGGACATCAACATGCCGCGGCTGGACGGCGTGGAGGCCACGAGGCGCATCCGCGGCTCCGACAAGCCGTATGCGAATGTTCCGGTCATCGCCCTGACGGCATACGCCATGCCGGAAGAGCGCGAGAACATCATGGCCGCCGGCCTGGACGGCTACCTCACCAAGCCCTTCACCATCCGCCAGATGCTCGCCGCCCTGAAGCTCATACCTGCCGAGCGCATCCACCTGATCCAACCGGGCGCGGTGGCCGATTCTTCCTCTGCTGCACAAAATGCAGCCGCGGAAACGGCCGAGGGGGCGGACAACTCGCCGGAGCTGCTCGACGAGGCGTATCTGGAAGAGACCTTCCTGCACCAGAAGGCGAACCTTCTGGAGCTCATCGATTTGCTGGAAGAGGACACAGGGCAGCACCTCGACGCGATATACCGGTTCGTGCGCAACGGACAGCATGGCGAGGCGGCCGATCTGGCCCACTACATCGCCAGCGGCTGCCGAACCATAGGGTTCCGGCATGTGGCGCAGAAATGCCTGAATATCGAGAGCTGCTTGCGCGGGAATCTCGTGGACGAGGCGTGCAGCATGCTCGACGGATTGCGCGGCGATTTCGACGATTCCATCGAAGCCGCGCGGCGCTGGGCGCAGTGA
- a CDS encoding phosphoribosyltransferase — MIYRNRVDAGEKLAEALADKYKDAHPVVLALPRGGVPVAAPVAKRLDAPLDVFVVRKLGVPGHEEYAMGAIATGGVHVLNEGVMRQMGISEQEMLRVAEREQEEMKRREKAYRGDRPYPGLEGRTVIIVDDGLATGATIRAAVLGVRAYNPARIVAAAPVGSREACSALGRVADEVVCLSTPANFGGVGAWYDDFSQTSDDEVRDLLQME, encoded by the coding sequence ATGATCTACAGAAACCGCGTGGATGCCGGTGAGAAACTGGCTGAAGCGCTGGCCGACAAGTATAAGGACGCACACCCTGTCGTGCTGGCCCTGCCGCGAGGCGGCGTTCCCGTGGCCGCCCCTGTGGCCAAACGTCTGGACGCGCCGCTGGATGTATTCGTGGTGCGCAAGCTGGGCGTTCCCGGCCATGAGGAGTACGCCATGGGCGCCATAGCCACTGGCGGCGTGCACGTGCTCAACGAAGGCGTGATGCGCCAGATGGGGATATCCGAGCAGGAGATGCTGCGCGTGGCCGAGCGCGAGCAGGAAGAGATGAAACGCCGGGAGAAGGCCTACCGCGGCGACCGGCCCTACCCGGGTCTGGAGGGCAGGACCGTGATCATCGTGGACGACGGTCTGGCTACCGGGGCCACCATCCGCGCCGCCGTGCTGGGTGTTCGGGCGTACAACCCGGCCAGGATCGTGGCCGCAGCGCCCGTGGGCTCGCGTGAGGCGTGCTCTGCATTGGGCCGCGTGGCCGACGAGGTGGTCTGCCTATCCACGCCTGCCAACTTCGGCGGCGTGGGCGCGTGGTACGACGACTTCAGCCAGACCAGCGACGACGAGGTGCGCGACTTGCTGCAGATGGAGTAG
- a CDS encoding MFS transporter translates to MPDNDNPPGAASRNVDTAASLHYGYVIVAVGVLVMFACLGLARFSLGVLLPSMSEALGMSYAQRGYLGTGYFIGYLAMVAWAPLLAKKLGNRLAIVTGLGFIGASMVLLGIAGSYVPALALYTVTGVGSGAANIAMMALVANWFAPSARGTATGAVIAGNGMGIILSGILVPAVVAAFAPHGWRWGWIVLGGLALAVCTAAGLLLRNSPQEKGLAMIGSEGRRKAPPQPATIRLDRDEKRFLVHLGVIYALFGATYIIYGTFFVTTLVDELGLGGEAAGRFWSWVGFFSLFSGPLFGKISDAFSRRAGLLAAFGVQTCAYLLAGFHSTVHTMGHIPELVPLYGSVVLFGLAAWAIPTVMTAAVADRLGPARTALGFSFITFFFAVGQVIGPTAAGAMANVTGSFTMAYALSAVLTATGACLATRLPVRRK, encoded by the coding sequence ATGCCGGACAACGACAACCCGCCCGGAGCCGCCTCCCGCAACGTGGATACAGCCGCGTCCCTGCATTACGGCTACGTCATCGTGGCCGTGGGGGTGCTGGTCATGTTCGCCTGCCTGGGGCTGGCGCGCTTCTCCCTGGGCGTGCTGCTGCCGTCCATGTCCGAGGCGTTGGGCATGAGCTATGCCCAGCGCGGCTACCTGGGCACGGGCTACTTCATCGGCTACCTCGCCATGGTGGCCTGGGCGCCGCTCCTGGCCAAAAAGCTGGGCAACCGCCTGGCCATCGTCACCGGGCTGGGGTTCATCGGTGCGTCCATGGTCTTGCTGGGCATTGCCGGCTCGTACGTGCCGGCCCTGGCTCTCTACACGGTCACGGGCGTGGGCTCGGGCGCAGCCAACATCGCCATGATGGCCCTGGTCGCCAATTGGTTCGCGCCCTCGGCGCGCGGCACGGCCACCGGCGCGGTCATCGCCGGCAACGGCATGGGCATCATCCTCTCAGGTATCCTCGTGCCGGCCGTGGTGGCGGCCTTTGCCCCGCACGGCTGGCGGTGGGGCTGGATCGTGCTCGGTGGGCTGGCCCTTGCCGTGTGCACCGCGGCCGGACTGCTGCTGCGCAACTCGCCGCAGGAGAAAGGTCTGGCCATGATCGGCAGCGAGGGACGCCGCAAGGCCCCACCGCAGCCCGCGACCATCCGGCTGGACCGGGACGAGAAGCGCTTCCTCGTCCACCTCGGCGTCATCTACGCCCTGTTCGGGGCCACCTACATCATCTACGGCACGTTCTTCGTGACCACCCTGGTGGACGAGCTGGGACTGGGCGGCGAGGCCGCCGGCCGGTTCTGGTCCTGGGTGGGATTCTTCAGCCTCTTCTCGGGCCCGCTGTTCGGCAAGATCTCCGACGCCTTTAGCCGCCGCGCCGGACTTCTGGCCGCTTTCGGCGTGCAGACCTGCGCCTACCTGCTGGCCGGATTCCACAGTACGGTACACACCATGGGCCACATCCCGGAACTCGTGCCCCTGTACGGCTCGGTGGTGCTCTTCGGGCTGGCCGCCTGGGCCATCCCCACCGTCATGACCGCCGCCGTGGCCGACCGGCTGGGACCGGCGCGCACCGCCCTCGGCTTCTCGTTCATCACCTTCTTCTTTGCCGTGGGCCAGGTCATCGGCCCAACCGCCGCCGGGGCCATGGCCAATGTCACCGGCTCCTTCACCATGGCCTACGCCCTCTCCGCCGTGCTCACCGCCACAGGCGCCTGCCTGGCCACGCGTCTGCCCGTCCGAAGAAAATAG
- a CDS encoding response regulator, protein MRVLIVEDDFTSRKLMQNILAPYGDCDIAVNGSEAVEAFEEALKQKNPYDLVCMDIMMPEMDGQEALKQIRAIEKKYDIRGNKETKVVMTTALDDPKNVVEAYYKGGATSYIPKPIDRQLFVHLLRNLGLIS, encoded by the coding sequence ATGCGCGTACTCATTGTGGAAGACGACTTCACCAGCCGAAAGCTCATGCAGAACATTCTCGCACCGTATGGCGACTGTGACATTGCCGTGAACGGCAGCGAAGCTGTCGAGGCTTTTGAGGAAGCGCTCAAGCAGAAGAATCCCTACGACCTGGTCTGCATGGACATCATGATGCCTGAGATGGACGGCCAGGAAGCGCTCAAGCAGATCCGCGCCATCGAGAAGAAGTACGACATCCGCGGCAACAAGGAGACCAAGGTCGTCATGACCACGGCCCTGGACGATCCCAAGAACGTGGTCGAGGCCTACTACAAAGGCGGCGCGACCTCCTACATTCCCAAGCCCATCGACCGGCAGCTCTTTGTCCACCTGCTGCGCAATCTGGGCCTCATCTCCTAG
- a CDS encoding RNA polymerase sigma factor, with the protein MTLEAFLESIEGRAYRMAYAACGHREDALDMVQDAMFKFVDKYAKRPSDEWRPLFYRILHNRITDSYRRRSVRERWNGFIGKPPSLDEGTEVDPFQTAPDMDAPTPEHSAKVGDAFQALQAAVQKLPERQRQVFLLRGWEELSVKETAFALKCSEGSVKTHFSRAVNTLREQLGDHWP; encoded by the coding sequence ATGACACTGGAAGCGTTTCTGGAATCCATAGAAGGCCGGGCGTATCGCATGGCGTACGCTGCATGCGGGCATCGCGAAGACGCCTTGGACATGGTGCAGGATGCGATGTTCAAGTTCGTGGACAAGTACGCCAAGCGTCCGAGCGATGAGTGGCGGCCTCTCTTTTATCGCATTCTGCACAACAGGATTACCGACAGCTATCGCCGCCGTTCGGTGCGTGAGCGTTGGAACGGTTTTATCGGCAAGCCGCCCTCGCTGGACGAGGGAACCGAGGTCGATCCGTTCCAGACGGCGCCCGACATGGACGCGCCCACGCCCGAGCACTCGGCCAAGGTCGGGGACGCCTTTCAGGCCTTGCAGGCGGCTGTTCAAAAGCTTCCGGAGCGGCAGCGGCAGGTCTTTCTGCTGCGCGGCTGGGAGGAGCTGTCGGTCAAGGAGACGGCATTTGCCCTGAAATGCTCGGAAGGATCGGTAAAGACGCATTTCTCTCGTGCGGTGAACACGTTGCGGGAACAATTGGGGGATCATTGGCCATGA